A genomic window from Bacillus sp. BGMRC 2118 includes:
- a CDS encoding extracellular solute-binding protein translates to MKGVITLVKKKAFTLLFAFTLLFSVVLAGCSSESSGDGKSGDKVTVKLMHLWPSGSSKQHHTIVENIIKEYESANENVKIETEILSNEQYKEKLKVLAASNELPDIGMTWAAGFLEPYVDGNKFAPLDDLLEDGLGDSFISGTTEAYALDGTTYGLPLELNIAPIYYNKKIFEKYNLEVPETYDEFKNVVKTLVDNGVTPITLGNKDRWTGSMWYMYLADRFGGPETLTNAINRSGSFEDPALVKAAEEIQTLVDMDAFVKGFNGLSNDEAKGPFMNEQAAMYLMGSWELPNYTTNEDVPQEFRDSIGFFKFPTVEGGKGDINSFVGGPGVGLFVAEDSKVKEEAKKFVKFFVEKWGEVSVTDAGVIPATKVDTSSIDLPQMYIDVLDELSNASNITLYADVQMSAGVAQEHLNMIQSLFGKQTTPEDFAKKHEEALSKEE, encoded by the coding sequence ATGAAGGGGGTAATAACTTTGGTTAAAAAGAAAGCGTTTACACTTTTATTTGCGTTTACACTGCTTTTCTCTGTTGTTTTAGCTGGGTGTTCGTCTGAAAGTAGCGGGGATGGTAAATCTGGAGATAAGGTTACAGTTAAACTCATGCACCTTTGGCCGTCAGGCAGCTCTAAGCAACATCACACCATCGTCGAGAATATTATTAAAGAATACGAGTCGGCAAATGAAAATGTGAAAATCGAAACTGAGATTCTATCAAATGAACAATACAAAGAGAAATTGAAAGTACTTGCAGCTTCAAATGAATTACCTGATATTGGTATGACATGGGCTGCGGGTTTCTTAGAGCCTTATGTTGATGGGAACAAGTTTGCTCCTCTAGATGATCTTTTAGAAGATGGATTAGGTGATTCATTTATCTCAGGGACAACTGAGGCGTATGCATTAGACGGTACAACATACGGTTTACCACTTGAATTAAACATTGCACCGATATACTACAATAAGAAGATATTTGAAAAGTATAATCTTGAAGTACCTGAGACGTACGATGAATTTAAAAATGTTGTAAAAACGTTAGTTGATAATGGAGTAACACCGATTACATTAGGTAATAAAGACCGATGGACAGGTTCAATGTGGTACATGTATTTAGCTGATCGATTCGGTGGACCGGAAACGTTAACAAATGCGATTAATCGCTCTGGTAGTTTTGAAGATCCTGCTCTAGTGAAAGCAGCAGAAGAGATTCAGACATTAGTAGATATGGATGCGTTTGTAAAAGGATTTAATGGTCTGTCAAATGACGAAGCAAAGGGACCATTTATGAATGAACAAGCAGCTATGTACTTAATGGGTTCTTGGGAATTACCAAACTATACAACGAATGAAGATGTACCTCAAGAATTCAGAGATTCTATTGGATTCTTTAAATTCCCAACCGTTGAGGGTGGAAAAGGGGATATTAATAGCTTCGTTGGTGGACCAGGTGTCGGCCTGTTTGTTGCAGAGGATTCCAAAGTGAAGGAAGAAGCGAAAAAGTTTGTTAAATTCTTTGTTGAAAAATGGGGAGAAGTTTCAGTGACAGACGCAGGAGTAATCCCTGCTACGAAAGTAGACACTTCTTCAATTGATCTCCCTCAAATGTATATTGATGTGTTAGATGAATTAAGTAACGCAAGTAATATTACGTTATATGCAGATGTTCAAATGAGTGCTGGGGTTGCACAAGAGCATCTAAACATGATTCAATCTCTATTTGGTAAACAAACAACGCCTGAAGATTTTGCTAAAAAACACGAAGAGGCACTTTCGAAAGAGGAATAA
- a CDS encoding galactose mutarotase: MENDNGLQISCMNYGCTITSILMPNRDGTPEEIVLGFDTIDEYLSSSSYFGCVIGRTAGRIRNAEFSINGITYSLSKNAGPHNLHGGPEGFHRKVWDSIVTQSENQVSVTFSNFSPGGEEGYPGDVNVSVTYTLTYDNELCISYEATTNSVTIVNLTNHTYFNLSGNLKENILHHNLSVDSNEVLEVDSSCIPTGKIMQVEGTVFDLRAGAVLDKISKSNHPQLALVGGGLDHPYLLNKQYQNEIRLSEKKSGRQLDIKTDEKCVVIYTGNSLEAEGEIRGMNSVKHLGLCLETQKPPNMINEYPFPPMIIDQHNPYISTTTYKFGLISD, encoded by the coding sequence ATGGAAAATGACAATGGATTACAAATTTCATGTATGAATTATGGGTGCACAATTACATCTATCCTGATGCCTAACAGAGATGGAACTCCGGAAGAAATCGTGTTAGGTTTTGATACAATAGATGAATATCTTTCAAGTTCTTCATATTTTGGATGTGTAATCGGTAGAACAGCCGGTAGAATACGAAATGCGGAGTTTAGTATAAACGGGATTACATATTCTCTAAGTAAAAATGCAGGCCCCCATAACCTTCATGGTGGACCAGAAGGATTTCATCGAAAAGTCTGGGATTCAATCGTAACACAATCAGAAAATCAAGTGAGTGTAACGTTCTCCAACTTTAGTCCTGGGGGGGAGGAAGGATATCCAGGTGACGTGAATGTTTCGGTGACCTACACGTTAACATATGATAATGAGTTATGTATTTCATATGAGGCAACGACAAATTCTGTTACCATTGTAAATCTTACAAATCATACGTATTTCAACCTTAGTGGAAATTTAAAAGAAAATATATTACATCATAATTTATCAGTTGATAGTAATGAAGTGTTAGAAGTAGATTCGTCATGCATTCCAACAGGAAAGATTATGCAAGTTGAAGGTACTGTGTTTGATCTAAGAGCTGGAGCAGTGTTAGATAAAATAAGTAAATCAAATCACCCACAATTAGCACTTGTAGGCGGAGGCTTGGATCATCCTTATTTACTAAATAAACAATATCAAAATGAAATACGTTTGTCAGAGAAGAAAAGTGGTAGACAACTAGACATCAAAACAGACGAAAAATGCGTAGTTATCTATACTGGTAATTCTTTGGAAGCTGAAGGTGAGATTAGGGGGATGAACAGTGTGAAGCACTTAGGTTTATGTTTAGAAACGCAAAAGCCACCTAACATGATTAACGAATATCCGTTTCCACCTATGATTATTGATCAGCATAACCCTTATATCTCAACAACAACTTACAAATTTGGACTCATATCCGATTAG
- a CDS encoding HAMP domain-containing protein, whose amino-acid sequence MKALLRRYNTLRNQILVIYVLAMIIVLMIVGAVTYYNVLEIIKDKAESQMQQTALEATGRMESLYQQINSISTQVATEPIVQDMLDKKLNGYQPGFSERQSLSDKINKLQIYSNGINSIELYSKDFNRVVPLDDIGLKSRIKEEWIKEAEEKKGGLVWIGRDLTYPDYFLAIKKVSLIDQSFTTGGYLLIQINPNLFQFMGNDGNRNQSQDYMILLDQNNQQIVSNFPGRVHGLEQSDRARVTLNESEFMYVKRHSALTGWTFVKLTPVRTLMEGVSILRTITILSGIFGFLLFLILSFFLSTILTRPILKLTKVMKKRSQGELSLNPEISSTIEINELNDTYNQMAEEINNLIHVVYEKELIRSRTELKALQSQINPHFLFNTLNAIYWTLEEKGDEELANLIIAMSELFRYTIDHNTDEWVTLSQELSHIEQYMQIMKFRLDRIYWSIHIPKEYEGIKIPKLLIQPIVENAIIHGISKKSGEGCVTISIEKSENSNRLICIVEDNGVGMENKTLDNILALMNSDHIPNTNGNGIAIVNVNKRLKLYYPNTNQTGIHIESELHKGTICTFEIPLVGEDDTCASQF is encoded by the coding sequence ATGAAAGCATTGTTACGAAGATACAATACGCTTAGAAATCAGATACTGGTTATCTATGTCCTTGCGATGATTATCGTGTTAATGATTGTCGGTGCTGTAACATACTATAATGTCTTAGAAATTATTAAAGATAAGGCAGAATCACAAATGCAGCAAACAGCATTAGAAGCGACCGGTAGAATGGAATCATTGTACCAGCAAATTAATAGCATTAGTACTCAAGTTGCAACAGAACCAATTGTACAGGACATGTTAGATAAAAAGTTAAATGGGTATCAACCCGGCTTCTCAGAAAGGCAATCACTTTCAGATAAAATTAATAAACTGCAAATTTATTCAAATGGAATTAATTCAATAGAACTGTATTCTAAAGATTTTAACCGAGTAGTCCCTTTGGACGATATCGGTTTAAAAAGTCGGATAAAGGAAGAATGGATAAAGGAAGCCGAAGAAAAGAAAGGTGGCCTCGTGTGGATTGGAAGAGACCTAACGTATCCTGATTATTTTTTAGCTATTAAGAAAGTAAGCCTAATCGATCAATCGTTTACAACAGGAGGCTATTTATTAATTCAAATAAATCCAAACTTATTTCAGTTTATGGGTAATGATGGGAACCGAAATCAAAGCCAAGACTATATGATTTTACTGGACCAGAATAATCAACAAATTGTATCTAATTTTCCAGGAAGAGTGCACGGGTTAGAACAAAGTGATCGAGCGCGTGTTACATTAAATGAAAGCGAATTCATGTACGTCAAGCGGCATTCAGCTCTTACTGGATGGACGTTTGTAAAATTAACACCAGTACGTACGCTGATGGAAGGTGTCTCAATTTTACGGACAATTACGATTTTGTCTGGAATATTTGGATTTCTCTTGTTCCTCATTCTATCTTTCTTTCTATCTACTATATTAACTCGCCCTATCCTTAAGTTGACAAAAGTCATGAAAAAAAGGTCTCAAGGAGAGTTATCGTTAAATCCAGAGATTTCATCTACGATTGAGATTAATGAACTAAACGATACGTATAATCAAATGGCTGAAGAGATAAATAATCTTATTCACGTCGTGTATGAAAAAGAGTTGATTCGTAGTAGAACTGAATTGAAAGCACTTCAATCTCAAATAAATCCCCACTTTTTATTTAATACATTAAATGCAATTTATTGGACGCTAGAAGAAAAAGGGGATGAAGAGTTAGCAAACCTAATCATTGCTATGTCAGAATTATTTCGATACACAATTGACCATAACACAGATGAATGGGTTACCCTTAGTCAAGAACTTAGTCATATTGAACAATATATGCAAATTATGAAATTTAGATTAGATCGTATCTATTGGTCTATCCATATTCCAAAAGAGTATGAAGGTATTAAAATACCTAAGTTATTAATACAACCTATTGTTGAAAATGCAATTATACATGGCATCAGCAAGAAATCAGGAGAAGGATGCGTTACTATTTCGATTGAAAAGTCTGAGAATAGCAATCGATTAATCTGTATAGTTGAAGATAACGGAGTAGGAATGGAGAATAAAACATTAGATAACATTCTAGCCCTTATGAATTCTGATCATATACCGAATACAAATGGCAATGGAATTGCAATCGTTAATGTAAATAAACGGTTAAAGCTGTATTACCCGAATACGAACCAAACAGGTATTCATATTGAGAGTGAATTACATAAGGGAACGATATGCACGTTCGAAATACCACTAGTTGGGGAGGACGATACATGCGCAAGTCAATTTTAG
- a CDS encoding response regulator — MRKSILVVDDEPITLRGIKKTLESWSEGEYEILTATNAVSAFEMMKTKKIHLLITDICMPEINGLELVKQVKEINPFPVVIIVSAHSDFAYAQEAIEIGVVNYLLKPINKQKLLIEVTKALEVESKRQRADMIEKVVDERLMNIESNLQPDSPVTKALKYVDENIHTSLTLKEVASFVHLNSSYFSVIFKEQTTLTFSEYVTRSRIQKAKNLLLTSNSSVSEIAESVGYSTSKYFIKIFKEYEGMTPSKYKE, encoded by the coding sequence ATGCGCAAGTCAATTTTAGTTGTGGATGATGAGCCAATTACGTTAAGAGGAATTAAGAAAACCCTTGAGTCGTGGTCTGAAGGCGAATATGAGATTTTAACTGCAACAAACGCAGTATCTGCATTTGAAATGATGAAAACTAAAAAAATTCATTTACTCATTACGGACATCTGTATGCCGGAAATAAATGGACTAGAACTGGTTAAACAAGTAAAAGAAATTAATCCATTTCCAGTAGTTATCATAGTGTCTGCTCATTCTGACTTTGCATATGCACAGGAGGCTATTGAAATCGGTGTTGTTAATTATTTATTAAAGCCTATAAACAAGCAAAAGCTACTGATTGAAGTGACGAAGGCACTTGAAGTTGAAAGCAAACGACAACGAGCAGATATGATTGAAAAAGTCGTTGACGAACGGCTAATGAACATTGAAAGTAACCTTCAACCTGATAGTCCTGTTACGAAAGCATTAAAGTATGTTGATGAGAACATTCATACATCCTTGACTTTAAAAGAAGTTGCAAGCTTTGTACACTTGAACTCAAGTTATTTCAGTGTGATCTTTAAAGAGCAAACTACACTTACCTTCAGTGAATATGTAACTAGATCCCGTATTCAAAAAGCAAAGAATTTATTACTGACTTCAAATTCTTCAGTTTCCGAGATTGCGGAATCTGTAGGGTATAGTACATCAAAATACTTCATTAAGATTTTCAAAGAATATGAGGGTATGACACCAAGCAAATATAAAGAGTAA
- a CDS encoding sugar ABC transporter permease, with product MNKVMSNKFIITLYVLPALLLVLVLIYIPIVLTGYYGLMKWDGIGEMSFIGLENYTNLLKDKLFWNSAFHSFLLAIFSALSLIGYLAISLILSTKIKGANFLRKIYLIPMLLSSVAIAQLWLKIYHPSNGVLNSLLSSLGVENPPSWLADPKLVLMAIFIPIIWQYAGFYILIYYAALKNIPDSIIEAAKIDGASPLQIAVKIKLPLIAGVIKVTIVLAIVGSLKYFDLIYVMTGGGPNGSSEVIASYMYQKAFGSYDFGYGSAVGFLLLIICLIVTWLIRKLTATNDELQY from the coding sequence ATGAATAAAGTTATGTCCAACAAATTCATTATTACCTTATATGTTCTCCCCGCCCTTCTTCTAGTATTAGTCCTTATCTATATACCGATTGTTTTAACCGGATATTATGGTCTAATGAAGTGGGATGGTATAGGAGAGATGTCCTTTATCGGTCTAGAGAATTATACGAATCTCTTAAAGGATAAGTTATTTTGGAACAGTGCCTTCCACTCTTTTTTATTAGCAATTTTTTCGGCACTAAGCTTAATTGGATACCTAGCAATCTCGTTAATATTATCTACAAAGATTAAAGGAGCAAACTTCTTAAGGAAGATTTACCTCATTCCAATGTTACTTTCGTCAGTAGCTATTGCACAACTTTGGTTGAAAATTTATCATCCTTCAAATGGTGTATTAAATAGTTTGCTAAGTTCCCTTGGGGTAGAAAATCCACCATCATGGCTAGCAGATCCAAAGCTTGTGTTAATGGCAATTTTTATTCCGATTATATGGCAATATGCAGGGTTTTATATATTGATTTATTATGCAGCTCTCAAAAATATTCCTGATTCAATTATTGAGGCTGCAAAGATTGACGGTGCCTCTCCTTTGCAGATTGCAGTTAAAATTAAACTGCCGCTTATAGCGGGGGTAATAAAGGTAACAATTGTACTTGCAATAGTAGGATCGTTAAAATACTTTGACTTAATTTATGTTATGACCGGTGGAGGACCTAACGGATCGAGTGAGGTCATTGCCTCCTACATGTATCAGAAGGCATTTGGAAGCTATGATTTTGGATATGGTAGTGCAGTAGGGTTCTTATTACTGATAATTTGTTTAATCGTTACGTGGTTAATACGAAAACTTACGGCCACGAATGATGAGCTTCAATATTAA
- a CDS encoding carbohydrate ABC transporter permease produces the protein MKAETKQHGEVVVPAPKLENPNKNLLKKVGYAVLYLLLGIIAFFQVYPLIWLVFFSLKDNQEVFNASPFSLPADPKWENYLTVWTEGNISLYFFNSVWITVVSVVLTVLAASLVTFAITRMQWRFNKLVLGLFMVGIMIPVHSTLIPLFDFFLKIDLIDHPLAVILTYTAFNLPLTIMILLGFYYTLPREIEEAAIMDGCSVHRIFFQITLPMTMPVISTTVIINMIYNWNEFVFINTFISSDKFKTLTVGIQNFIGQYMTEWGAIGATLVISILPILLAFIFLSNKIVEGIASGAIKG, from the coding sequence ATGAAAGCAGAAACAAAGCAGCATGGAGAAGTAGTCGTTCCTGCTCCTAAACTTGAAAATCCTAACAAAAATCTGCTAAAAAAGGTAGGTTATGCTGTCCTATATTTACTATTAGGAATCATTGCTTTTTTCCAAGTTTATCCCCTTATTTGGCTAGTATTTTTCTCTCTTAAAGATAATCAAGAGGTGTTTAATGCCTCCCCCTTCTCATTACCAGCAGACCCTAAGTGGGAAAACTATTTAACCGTTTGGACGGAAGGGAATATTAGCCTCTACTTTTTCAATAGTGTTTGGATTACAGTTGTTTCTGTAGTGTTAACTGTTTTGGCAGCTAGTTTAGTAACATTCGCCATAACTAGAATGCAATGGAGGTTTAATAAACTTGTGCTAGGTTTATTTATGGTAGGGATTATGATACCTGTCCATTCAACGTTAATTCCATTGTTTGATTTTTTCTTGAAGATAGATTTAATTGATCATCCGTTAGCCGTTATCTTAACGTATACTGCCTTCAATCTTCCGCTGACTATTATGATTTTACTAGGCTTCTACTATACTCTTCCACGAGAGATAGAAGAGGCAGCGATCATGGATGGATGCTCAGTTCATCGTATCTTCTTCCAAATTACGTTGCCAATGACAATGCCTGTGATATCAACGACAGTTATTATTAACATGATTTATAACTGGAATGAATTCGTTTTTATTAATACTTTCATTAGTTCAGATAAATTTAAGACCCTAACAGTAGGGATTCAAAACTTTATCGGACAATACATGACAGAGTGGGGAGCAATTGGAGCGACACTTGTCATCAGTATTTTACCTATTCTCCTTGCATTTATCTTTTTGAGCAACAAAATTGTTGAAGGTATTGCGTCAGGTGCAATCAAGGGATAG
- a CDS encoding aldo/keto reductase, whose protein sequence is MNYRHLGNTELKISELSFGTWAIGGSWGKTSDKEAILGLQKAMEEGVNFFDTADVYGEGHAEELLAQATKGREHEVYIGTKFCRSKDIFDYETYSESSIRDLCEASLKRLNREQIDLYQIHCPPLEVLQHGEVFHVLDKLQSEGKIRYYGVSVETVEEGFICLENPNVKSLQVIFNVFRQKPIESLFPFAKEKGVGIIARVPLASGLLTGKFNDDTRFEENDHRHFNKDGEHFNVGETFAGLEFRVGVELSRKIEWITRNRGNMTRAALRWILDNQSITTVIPGFKTVKQVEDNLEALHVPSFSKEELELLSNFYNEEVIQHIRGPY, encoded by the coding sequence ATGAACTATCGACACTTAGGAAACACAGAACTGAAGATAAGTGAACTGAGCTTTGGAACATGGGCAATTGGAGGGTCATGGGGAAAAACATCTGATAAGGAAGCGATTCTTGGACTACAGAAAGCTATGGAAGAAGGCGTAAACTTTTTTGATACAGCCGATGTATATGGAGAGGGGCATGCCGAAGAGCTCCTGGCACAGGCTACTAAGGGAAGAGAGCATGAAGTCTATATAGGTACGAAATTTTGTCGCTCTAAAGATATTTTTGATTATGAGACATATTCAGAGAGTAGCATTCGGGATCTTTGTGAGGCCAGTTTAAAGCGTCTAAACAGAGAACAAATTGACCTATATCAAATACACTGTCCTCCTTTAGAAGTACTACAACATGGAGAAGTATTTCATGTACTAGACAAACTGCAAAGTGAAGGGAAAATCAGATATTACGGAGTTAGTGTGGAAACAGTTGAAGAGGGGTTTATTTGTTTAGAGAACCCAAACGTGAAATCTCTGCAAGTGATTTTTAATGTTTTCAGACAAAAACCGATAGAATCCTTATTTCCATTTGCAAAGGAAAAAGGAGTAGGAATTATCGCCCGTGTTCCTCTCGCAAGCGGTTTGTTAACTGGTAAATTTAACGATGATACTAGATTCGAAGAAAATGATCATCGTCATTTCAATAAAGATGGGGAACATTTTAATGTTGGTGAGACGTTTGCGGGATTAGAATTCAGAGTAGGAGTTGAACTAAGCAGGAAAATTGAGTGGATAACGAGAAATAGAGGTAATATGACAAGAGCTGCACTACGCTGGATATTAGACAATCAATCTATTACAACTGTTATTCCAGGATTTAAGACAGTCAAACAGGTTGAAGATAATTTAGAAGCGTTACATGTTCCGTCATTTTCAAAGGAAGAATTAGAACTATTATCCAATTTTTATAATGAAGAAGTGATACAGCACATACGGGGACCTTATTAG